CATGAGTTCGTGCGTCGCTCGCGGGAGGTAAATGCCCGCGGAATCCACTACCTGCGCGCGCATCTCGAAAAGCGCGGGCTCAAGGTCACCCCCTCCTGGGGCAATTTCGTACTCGTCGACCTGGGTCGTCCGGCCATGCCGGTCTACGACGGTCTGCTTCGTCGCGGCGTGATTGTGCGACCGATGGGTGGCTACGGTCTGCCC
This genomic interval from Chrysiogenia bacterium contains the following:
- a CDS encoding aminotransferase class I/II-fold pyridoxal phosphate-dependent enzyme — encoded protein: HEFVRRSREVNARGIHYLRAHLEKRGLKVTPSWGNFVLVDLGRPAMPVYDGLLRRGVIVRPMGGYGLPNSLRITVGTTEELHHLAKALDSLILGEGFGSTGGGAA